AAGTCTTGCCTGATTAATGCCCTGCATTGCAGTGGCGCTGGTCAAGTTTGTTGGTGGCGGCGTCATACCTGCTGCTCCTGGACCTTTCCCGTCTCCCTTAACACCGTGACATACTGAACAGTGGGTATTCCAGACCTGCTCTGCCTTTTCTGAATGCGGTCCCTCTACCCGACCAAAATGTTCAATATATGCAATAATTTCAAAAATGCCATCATTGTCTATAACCATTTCAAAGCCACCCATTGGTGTCCCTGGTACCCCCTTGGTTATGGCCTTGTACACTCTTGCCCGATTAACGCCCTTCATAGCTGTGGCACTGGTCATGTCTGTTGGTGGCGGCGTCATACCTACTGCTCCTGGACCCTTCCCGTCAGCAGCAGCACCATGACAATATGCACAATGGGCATAGTAGAGCGCTTCTCCCTTATCTGAATACCCTATTCCTGCCCAGCTCTGGGTAGCGATAAATGCAAAACTGAGAACGACTAAGGCTGAAAATATTGTTATTATACTAAGTTTAACTACTTTTTTTGACATTTGTCCTACCTCCTTTTTATATTTAAAGGTTATATAACTACAGACAACAAATTCAATCTATATTTACTCTTGTTTTGCAGTTTTATCTTATTGTCAACAAATCTCATTCCACCCCCTTTCATTATTAGAATAATTCAATAGGAATATAGAGATGAGTTTTAGTCTACTCTAAAAATAAGAGGTGTCAAGCAGATTGTTGCGAATATTTAAAGGGTCATCTCAACAGCCTGTGGGCTTTCTTGTATTGTGATTCCTCATGAATTATAATGGTATTTG
This Nitrospirota bacterium DNA region includes the following protein-coding sequences:
- a CDS encoding c-type cytochrome; translation: MSKKVVKLSIITIFSALVVLSFAFIATQSWAGIGYSDKGEALYYAHCAYCHGAAADGKGPGAVGMTPPPTDMTSATAMKGVNRARVYKAITKGVPGTPMGGFEMVIDNDGIFEIIAYIEHFGRVEGPHSEKAEQVWNTHCSVCHGVKGDGKGPGAAGMTPPPTNLTSATAMQGINQARLYKSITKGRPGTTMVGFEKTLTPDEIFYVISYVEQMGGFKK